The proteins below are encoded in one region of Paenibacillus sp. YYML68:
- a CDS encoding class I SAM-dependent methyltransferase, which yields MAQWYEKSFGDDYLIVYKHRDMQGAYEEVRRMMEWLELPESSEVLDLCCGMGRHALALTGFGFRVTGVDLSEVLLREARKLDTKEEVRWVQGDMRHVPLDGPYDAVVNLFTSFGYFDDDAEHEQVLREIYRVLAPGGKFIIDFLNPEYVKEQLVPQSSRMEGTLHIEETRRIENGYVCKTIVLQEDGSEERRRYEERVKLIGLESFQRMLAASGLTVDHVYGGYDASAYEPQASRRMIFVGRRE from the coding sequence ATGGCACAATGGTATGAGAAAAGCTTCGGAGATGATTACTTAATTGTATATAAGCATCGAGACATGCAGGGCGCCTATGAAGAGGTTCGACGCATGATGGAGTGGCTGGAGCTGCCCGAGAGCTCGGAGGTGCTCGATCTGTGCTGCGGCATGGGGCGGCACGCGCTGGCGCTGACCGGCTTCGGCTTTCGTGTGACTGGCGTCGATCTGTCCGAGGTGCTGCTGCGCGAGGCGCGCAAGCTCGATACGAAGGAGGAGGTGCGCTGGGTACAGGGCGATATGCGCCACGTGCCGCTAGATGGCCCGTACGATGCTGTCGTCAACCTGTTCACCTCCTTCGGCTACTTCGACGACGATGCCGAGCATGAGCAGGTGCTTCGTGAAATATACCGAGTGCTCGCGCCGGGCGGGAAGTTCATTATCGACTTCTTGAACCCGGAGTATGTGAAGGAGCAGCTCGTACCGCAATCGTCCCGGATGGAGGGAACGCTCCACATCGAGGAGACGCGCCGCATTGAGAACGGCTACGTGTGCAAGACGATCGTGCTCCAGGAGGATGGCTCCGAGGAACGGCGACGGTATGAGGAGCGCGTGAAGCTGATCGGGCTGGAGTCGTTCCAGCGTATGCTGGCTGCGTCCGGTCTTACGGTCGATCACGTGTATGGCGGCTATGATGCCTCGGCGTATGAGCCGCAAGCGTCGCGCCGAATGATCTTCGTCGGGAGGAGGGAATAG
- a CDS encoding HAD family hydrolase, translating to MDKQTIIFNLDDTLIHCNKYFNAAIAQFAERMSEWFDGVTVYAAKEKQLELDLISVQKNGLTIEHFPQSFVDVYRYYAKERGQEPEADRIKQLTELGYSVFETPVEPLPDLYLTLERLKHEGHDLYVHTGGDERNQLRKIAQLELGVYFETRIFVSLHKDTEALRKMLDSIQPDIRNTWMVGNSVRTDIIPGLELGVNTIYIPAESEWQYNVLDITIEPKAAYMTLDTLKEVPGAIYTYLLTREADEDRGKLPYRDVETAAWDYTPL from the coding sequence ATGGACAAGCAGACCATTATATTCAATCTGGATGACACGCTCATTCATTGCAACAAATACTTCAACGCTGCGATCGCACAGTTCGCTGAGCGGATGAGCGAATGGTTCGACGGCGTTACTGTGTATGCGGCGAAGGAGAAGCAGCTCGAGCTCGACCTGATCTCGGTTCAGAAGAACGGCCTCACGATCGAGCATTTCCCGCAGTCGTTCGTCGATGTGTACCGGTATTACGCCAAGGAGCGGGGGCAGGAGCCTGAAGCGGACAGAATCAAGCAGCTGACTGAGCTCGGTTACAGTGTGTTCGAGACGCCGGTGGAGCCGCTGCCGGACCTGTACTTGACGCTGGAGCGTCTGAAGCACGAGGGGCACGACTTATATGTACATACGGGGGGAGATGAGCGTAACCAACTGCGTAAGATCGCCCAGCTCGAGCTAGGCGTCTACTTCGAGACCCGGATCTTCGTGTCCTTACACAAGGATACCGAGGCGCTCCGCAAAATGCTCGATTCGATCCAGCCCGACATACGCAATACGTGGATGGTTGGCAACTCGGTACGCACTGACATCATTCCGGGTCTTGAGCTCGGGGTCAACACGATCTACATTCCTGCGGAATCGGAATGGCAATACAATGTGCTCGACATTACGATCGAGCCGAAGGCTGCGTACATGACGCTGGATACGCTCAAGGAGGTTCCGGGAGCCATCTACACGTACTTGCTCACTCGTGAGGCGGATGAAGACCGTGGCAAGCTGCCGTACCGTGATGTCGAGACGGCTGCTTGGGATTACACACCG
- a CDS encoding ROK family protein, translated as MSRIPIEQIINGRKAKDIYEHIRRKGVVSKLELLDKSGLTGSTLTRTLEELTSQQLIREAGFGESTGGRRPILYTINSDYAYVFGMDISRMHTKLMLFDLEMKQLEARVWSMNERMTPDVLLGEVAAEAEAMLTRRGLHSEQVLGMGIGAVGPLDRQHGVLLEPLHFPAGGWSQVYVVEELKSRLGFEIMLDNGANTALIGESWSDRDRDYRHLLYVHVGVGLRSAMMTSGQVVYGAVDMEGSIGQMIIQTDGPRLWGQGNYGALESYVSVHALEEQAKSRLKQGRDSLLLKLAASPEDVQFTHLLQALRQSDPLTVELFSQAATYLGIGLANLLNILHPEKVILGGALVTSHASFFHQATRAAIQRTYHYPSYQVVFSQGALGEDALAAGAALMVINQLTAN; from the coding sequence ATGAGCCGTATTCCAATAGAGCAGATCATTAACGGGCGCAAGGCCAAAGATATATATGAGCACATTCGCCGCAAGGGCGTCGTATCGAAGCTGGAGCTTCTCGACAAGAGCGGTCTGACCGGAAGCACACTCACGCGCACGCTGGAGGAGCTGACGAGCCAGCAGCTGATTCGTGAGGCCGGCTTCGGCGAGTCGACTGGCGGTCGACGACCTATCCTGTATACGATCAATTCCGACTATGCCTATGTGTTCGGAATGGATATATCCCGCATGCACACGAAGCTGATGCTGTTCGATCTGGAGATGAAGCAGTTGGAAGCCCGTGTCTGGTCGATGAACGAGCGTATGACCCCTGATGTGCTCCTCGGTGAGGTGGCAGCCGAAGCCGAAGCTATGCTTACACGACGCGGACTCCATAGCGAGCAAGTGCTCGGCATGGGCATCGGCGCCGTCGGACCGCTCGACCGTCAGCACGGCGTCCTGCTGGAGCCGCTTCATTTTCCCGCTGGGGGCTGGTCGCAGGTGTACGTCGTCGAGGAGCTCAAGAGCCGGCTCGGCTTCGAGATTATGCTGGACAACGGAGCGAACACGGCGCTGATCGGCGAATCGTGGTCCGACCGCGATCGCGACTACAGACATCTGCTGTATGTACACGTAGGGGTCGGCCTGCGCTCTGCGATGATGACAAGTGGTCAAGTCGTCTACGGCGCTGTCGATATGGAGGGCTCGATCGGACAAATGATTATTCAGACCGACGGCCCCCGTCTATGGGGTCAGGGCAATTACGGCGCACTCGAATCGTACGTGTCGGTCCATGCGCTCGAGGAGCAGGCGAAGTCCCGATTGAAGCAAGGCCGTGACAGCCTGCTGCTGAAGCTCGCGGCTAGTCCGGAAGATGTCCAGTTCACCCATCTGCTGCAGGCACTCCGGCAGAGCGACCCGCTCACCGTCGAGCTGTTCTCTCAAGCGGCCACGTATCTGGGCATCGGGCTTGCGAACTTACTGAACATCCTCCACCCGGAGAAGGTCATTCTCGGAGGGGCGCTCGTGACCAGTCACGCCAGCTTCTTCCATCAAGCGACGCGGGCGGCCATACAGCGCACGTATCATTATCCGAGCTACCAGGTCGTGTTCAGTCAAGGAGCGCTAGGCGAGGATGCACTGGCAGCCGGTGCCGCCTTGATGGTCATCAATCAGCTGACCGCCAATTAA
- a CDS encoding MBL fold metallo-hydrolase: protein MSSRMVKSQSTLTRHGDVWQVRVPLPFPLRWVNGYLLPGEAGWTLIDPGLRTPDAEQVWEAALDELGLSFKQLERIVLTHHHPDHYGLAGWLQQRSDAKVFISRTGAELVSKLWGEGTPMNEQLLDVFRAHGLPSELEAPMLEHMVSFVPMVSPQPELSFIPLEEPFRLGDGWYKPILTPGHAAGHLCFYQEETKAMFCGDHVLPQISPNVSYLPGGIDENPLASYLASLAAVSTLEVSIAYPGHREPFHRFGDRARELLAHHEDRLAAMEAAVVQPATAYDICRASFGFELSYHQLRFALAETIAHMIWLQVEGRVTAQERAGVLLYER from the coding sequence ATGAGCAGTCGTATGGTCAAAAGTCAATCTACCCTCACCCGCCATGGCGACGTCTGGCAAGTGCGGGTGCCGCTGCCGTTCCCGTTGAGATGGGTGAACGGCTACCTGCTGCCGGGCGAGGCAGGCTGGACGCTGATCGATCCCGGCTTGCGCACGCCCGATGCAGAACAAGTATGGGAGGCCGCGCTGGACGAGCTGGGCCTGTCCTTCAAGCAGCTCGAGCGCATCGTGCTGACGCATCATCACCCCGATCATTACGGCCTTGCGGGGTGGCTTCAGCAGCGCTCGGACGCTAAGGTGTTCATATCTCGCACAGGGGCAGAGCTCGTCAGCAAGCTGTGGGGAGAAGGCACACCGATGAACGAGCAGCTGCTGGACGTATTCCGCGCCCATGGGCTGCCCAGCGAGCTGGAGGCGCCGATGCTCGAGCATATGGTGAGCTTCGTGCCGATGGTATCGCCGCAGCCGGAGCTGTCGTTCATCCCGCTCGAGGAGCCGTTCCGGCTCGGGGATGGCTGGTACAAGCCGATATTGACCCCTGGTCATGCGGCTGGACATCTCTGCTTCTATCAGGAGGAGACGAAGGCGATGTTCTGCGGGGATCACGTGCTGCCGCAAATATCGCCGAACGTCAGCTATTTGCCTGGCGGCATCGACGAGAATCCGCTGGCCAGCTATTTGGCAAGTCTAGCAGCGGTTAGCACGCTTGAGGTGTCCATCGCCTACCCCGGGCACCGGGAGCCATTCCACCGATTCGGTGATCGCGCACGCGAGCTGCTCGCGCACCATGAGGATCGGCTCGCCGCGATGGAGGCCGCAGTTGTGCAGCCTGCTACAGCCTACGACATATGCCGCGCCTCGTTCGGCTTCGAGCTGAGCTATCACCAGCTCCGCTTCGCGCTGGCCGAGACGATCGCGCACATGATTTGGCTGCAGGTGGAGGGCCGGGTCACGGCACAAGAGCGTGCCGGAGTGCTGCTGTATGAGCGGTAA